A window of the Scleropages formosus chromosome 5, fSclFor1.1, whole genome shotgun sequence genome harbors these coding sequences:
- the LOC114909085 gene encoding myosin heavy chain, fast skeletal muscle-like, whose translation MSTDAEMECYGPAAVFLRKPERERIEAQNKPFDAKTAYFVAEPKEMYVKGTLVSKEGGKATVKTDDGQTLTVKEDDIHPRNPPKFDKMEDMAMMTHLNEPSVLFNLKERYAAWMIYTYSGLFCVTVNPYKWLPVYDPVVVAGYRGKKRIEAPPHIFSISDNAYQFMLTDRENQSVLITGESGAGKTVNTKRVIQYFATVAVSGQKKAEPVPGKMQGSLEDQIVAANPLLEAYGNAKTVRNDNSSRFGKFIRIHFGTTGKLASADIETYLLEKSRVTFQLSAERSYHIFYQLMTGHKPELLEALLITTNPYDYPMISQGEITVKSINDVEEFIATDTAIDILGFNAEEKIGIYKLTGAVMHHGNMKFKQKQREEQAEPDGTEVADKIAYLMGLNSADMLKALCYPRVKVGNEFVTKGQTVPQVNNATMALCKSVYEKMFLWMVFRINEMLDTKQPRQFFIGVLDIAGFEIFDFNTLEQLCINFTNEKLQQFFNHHMFVLEQEEYKKEGIEWEFIDFGMDLAACIELIEKPMGIFSILEEECMFPKATDITFKNKLYDQHLGKAACFQKPKPVKGKPEAHFSLVHYAGTVDYNIVGWLDKNKDPLNDSVVQLYQKAALKLLAHLYAAHAGAEEAGGKKGKKKGGSFQTVSALFRENLGKLMTNLRSTHPHFVRCLIPNETKTPGLMENYLVIHQLRCNGVLEGIRICRKGFPSRILYGDFKQRYKVLNASVIPEGQFIDNKKASEKLLGSIDVDHTQYKFGHTKVFFKAGLLGQLEEMRDEKLATLVTMTQALCRGYVMRREFVKMMERRESIYSIQYNIRSFMNVKHWPWMKLYFKIKPLLKSAEAEKEMANMKEEFEKTKEELAKALAKKKELEEKMVSLLQEKNDLQLQVQAEVENLSDAEERCEGLIKSKIQLEAKLKETTERLEDEEEINAELTAKKRKLEDECSELKKDIDDLELTLAKVEKEKHATENKVKNLTEEMTAQDEAIAKLTKEKKALQEAHQQTLDDLQAEEDKVNTLTKAKTKLEQQVDDLEGSLEQEKKLRMDLERAKRKLEGDLKLAQESIMDLENDKQQSEEKIKKKDFETSQLLSKIEDEQSLGAQLQKKIKELQARIEELEEEIEAERAARAKVEKQRADLSRELEEISERLEEAGGATAAQIEMNKKREAEFQKLRRDLEEATLQHEATAAALRKKQADSVAELGEQIDNLQRVKQKLEKEKSEYKMEIDDLSSNMEAVAKSKANLEKMCRTLEDQMSELKSKNDENVRQLNDISAQKARLQTENGEFSRQLEEKEALVSQLTRGKQAYTQQIEELKRHIEEEVKAKNALAHALQSARHDCDLLREQYEEEQEAKAELQRGMSKANSEVAQWRTKYETDAIQRTEELEEAKKKLAQRLQDAEESIEAVNSKCASLEKTKQRLQGEVEDLMIDVERANALAANLDKKQRNFDKVLAEWKQKYEESQAELEGAQKEARSLSTELFKMKNSYEETLDHLETMKRENKNLQQEISDLTEQIGETGKTIHELEKAKKTVETEKSEIQTALEEAEGTLEHEEAKILRIQLELNQVKGEIDRKLAEKDEEIEQIKRNSQRIIDSMQSSLDAEVRSRNDALRVKKKMEGDLNEMEIQLSHANRQAVEAQKQLRNVQGQLKDAQLHLDEAIRGQEDMKEQVAMVERRNTLMQAEIEELRVALEQTERARKVAEQELVDASERVSLLHSQNTSLINTKKKLEADLVQIQGEVEDTIQEARNAEEKAKKAITDAAMMAEELKKEQDTSAHLERMKKNLEVTVKDLQHRLDEAESLAMKGGKKQLQKLEARVRELESEVEGEQRRGADAIKGVRKYERRVKELTYQTEEDKKNITRLQDLVDKLQLKVKSYKRQAEEAEEQANTHLSRYRKVQHELEEAQERADIAESQVNKLRAKSRDAGKAKEAE comes from the exons ATGAGCACGGACGCAGAGATGGAGTGTTATGGCCCGGCGGCCGTTTTCCTCCGgaagccagagagagagaggattgAGGCCCAGAACAAGCCCTTTGATGCCAAAACAGCCTATTTTGTGGCTGAACCCAAAGAGATGTACGTCAAAGGTACACTCGTGAGCAAAGAGGGTGGCAAAGCAACCGTTAAGACTGATGACGGGCAA ACACTAACTGTTAAGGAGGATGACATCCACCCCAGGAACCCTCCAAAGTTTGACAAAATGGAGGACATGGCCATGATGACCCACCTCAATGAACCTTCTGTGCTGTTTAACCTCAAAGAGCGTTATGCAGCATGGATGATCTAC ACCTACTCTGGGCTGTTCTGCGTCACTGTGAACCCCTACAAGTGGCTCCCAGTGTACGATCCTGTTGTTGTAGCTGGCTATAGAGGCAAGAAAAGAATTGAGGCCCCTCCACACATCTTCTCCATCTCTGATAATGCCTATCAGTTCATGCTCACAG ATCGTGAAAACCAGTCAGTCCTGATTAC TGGAGAATCTGGTGCTGGAAAGACTGTCAACACCAAACGTGTCATCCAGTACTTTGCGACAGTTGCAGTTTCTGGACAAAAGAAAGCAGAGCCTGTGCCTGGCAAAATGCAG GGTTCTCTGGAAGATCAAATCGTTGCGGCGAACCCACTGCTGGAGGCATATGGTAACGCCAAGACTGTGAGGAATGACAACTCCTCTCGCTTC GGTAAATTCATCAGAATCCATTTCGGAACCACAGGAAAACTGGCTTCCGCTGATATTGAAACTT ATCTGCTGGAAAAGTCAAGAGTAACTTTCCAGCTGTCAGCTGAGAGAAGCTACCACATCTTCTATCAGCTTATGACTGGCCACAAACCAGAGCTGCTCG AGGCACTTCTCATCACCACCAACCCCTACGACTACCCCATGATCAGCCAAGGCGAGATCACTGTGAAAAGTATCAATGATGTGGAAGAGTTCATTGCCACAGAT ACTGCCATTGACATCTTGGGCTTTAATGCTGAGGAGAAGATAGGCATTTACAAACTGACTGGTGCAGTGATGCATCATGGGAACATGAAGTTCAAGCAGAAGCAGCGAGAGGAGCAGGCTGAGCCTGATGGCACTGAgg TGGCAGATAAAATCGCCTACCTCATGGGCCTGAACTCAGCTGACATGCTGAAAGCTCTCTGCTACCCCAGAGTGAAGGTCGGAAATGAGTTTGTCACCAAGGGGCAGACTGTACCTCAG GTCAACAATGCAACTATGGCTCTCTGCAAATCTGTCTATGAGAAAATGTTCTTGTGGATGGTGTTTCGCATCAATGAGATGTTGGACACAAAGCAGCCGAGACAGTTCTTCATTGGTGTCCTGGACATTGCTGGATTTGAGATCTTTGAT TTCAACACCTTGGAGCAGCTGTGCATCAACTTCACCAACGAGAAACTGCAACAGTTCTTCAACCACCACATGTTTGTTCTGGAACAAGAGGAGTACAAGAAAGAGGGGATTGAGTGGGAGTTCATTGACTTTGGTATGGACTTGGCTGCCTGCATTGAGCTTATTGAGAAG CCAATGGGCATCTTCTCCATCCTTGAAGAGGAGTGCATGTTCCCTAAGGCTACAGACATTACCTTCAAGAACAAGCTGTACGACCAACATCTTGGCAAAGCTGCTTGCTTCCAGAAACCCAAACCTGTCAAAGGCAAACCAGAGGCCCACTTCTCCCTGGTGCACTATGCCGGCACAGTGGACTACAACATCGTCGGCTGGCTGGACAAGAACAAGGACCCCCTGAACGACTCTGTAGTGCAGCTCTACCAGAAGGCTGCACTCAAACTTCTGGCTCATTTGTACGCGGCTCATGCTGGAGCAGAAG AGGCTGGCGGCAAGAAGGGCAAGAAGAAGGGTGGTTCCTTCCAGACTGTGTCTGCTCTCTTCAGG GAGAACTTGGGCAAGCTCATGACCAACTTAAGAAGCACCCACCCTCACTTCGTACGTTGCTTAATTCCTAATGAGACAAAGACACCAG GTCTCATGGAGAACTACCTGGTCATCCACCAGCTCAGGTGTAACGGTGTGCTGGAGGGTATCAGGATCTGCAGAAAGGGATTCCCCAGCAGAATCCTCTACGGTGACTTCAAACAAAG ATACAAAGTACTGAATGCCAGTGTCATCCCTGAGGGACAGTTCATCGACAACAAGAAGGCTTCAGAGAAACTCTTGGGGTCAATTGATGTGGACCACACTCAGTACAAGTTTGGACACACCAAG GTGTTCTTCAAAGCTGGTCTGCTGGGCCAGCTGGAGGAGATGAGAGATGAGAAGTTGGCAACATTGGTCACTATGACTCAGGCATTGTGCCGAGGTTACGTCATGAGGAGGGAGTTTGTGAAGATGATGGAAAGGAG ggAGTCCATTTATTCTATCCAATACAACATCCGCTCATTCATGAATGTGAAACACTGGCCATGGATGAAGCTGTACTTCAAGATCAAGCCTCTTCTGAAGAGTGCAGAAGCTGAGAAGGAAATGGCCAACATGAAGGAGGAGTTTGAAAAGACCAAGGAGGAACTAGCTAAAGCTCTGGCTAAGAAGAAGGAGCTTGAGGAGAAAATGGTTTCTCTGCTGCAAGAGAAGAATGACCTGCAGCTTCAAGTGCAAGCG GAAGTGGAAAATCTCTCAGATGCGGAGGAAAGATGTGAAGGCCTGATCAAAAGTAAGATCCAGCTTGAGGCAAAACTCAAAGAGACCACTGAAAGgctggaggacgaggaggaaatCAATGCTGAGCTGACAGCCAAGAAGAGGAAACTAGAGGATGAATGTTCTGAGCTGAAGAAGGACATTGATGACTTAGAGTTGACTTTGGCCAAAgtggagaaggaaaaacacGCCACAGAAAATAAG GTTAAAAACCTGACAGAGGAGATGACTGCCCAGGATGAGGCCATAGCCAAGTTAACCAAGGAGAAGAAAGCCCTCCAAGAGGCACACCAGCAGACCCTAGATGATCTTCAAGCAGAAGAAGACAAAGTCAATACTCTGACCAAAGCCAAGACCAAACTTGAGCAACAAGTGGATGAT CTGGAGGGTTCTCTGGAACAAGAGAAGAAGCTACGCATGGACCTTGAGAGAGCCAAGAGGAAGCTCGAGGGAGACCTGAAACTGGCCCAGGAATCCATAATGGATCTGGAGAATGACAAACAGCAGTCAGAGGAGAAGATCAAGAA GAAGGACTTTGAGACAAGCCAGCTTCTTAGCAAAATTGAGGATGAACAATCACTTGGTGCTCAACTACAGAAGAAGATTAAAGAACTCCAG GCTCGTAtcgaagagctggaggaggaaattGAAGCTGAACGTGCTGCTAGGGCCAAGGTGGAGAAACAGAGGGCTGATCTCTCCAGGGAGCTTGAAGAGATCAGTGAGAGACTTGAAGAGGCTGGTGGGGCAACTGCTGCTCAGATTGAGATGAACAAGAAACGAGAAGCTGAGTTCCAGAAGCTTCGCCGTGATCTTGAGGAGGCCACCCTACAGCACGAGGCCACTGCTGCCGCTCTTCGCAAGAAGCAGGCCGATAGCGTGGCAGAGCTGGGAGAACAAATCGACAACCTTCAGCGTGTCAAGCAGaaactggagaaggagaagagtgAATACAAAATGGAAATCGACGATCTATCCAGCAACATGGAGGCTGTTGCCAAATCAAAG gctaatttggagaaaatgtgccGGACCCTTGAAGATCAGATGAGTGAACTCAAGAGCAAGAATGACGAAAATGTTCGTCAGCTGAATGACATTAGTGCACAAAAAGCCAGACTTCAGACAGAGAATG GTGAATTCAGTCGCCAACTGGAAGAGAAGGAAGCTCTAGTTTCTCAGCTGACGAGAGGCAAACAGGCCTACACTCAGCAGATCGAAGAGCTCAAGAGGCACATTGAAGAGGAAGTAAAG GCCAAGAATGCCCTGGCCCACGCTCTGCAGTCAGCCCGCCATGACTGTGACCTGCTCCGTGAGCAgtatgaggaagagcaggaggccAAGGCTGAACTGCAACGTGGAATGTCCAAGGCCAACAGCGAAGTGGCTCAGTGGAGAACCAAATATGAAACCGATGCCATCCAGCGCACCGAGGAGCTTGAGGAGGCCAA GAAAAAGCTTGCCCAGCGTCTGCAAGATGCAGAGGAATCTATTGAAGCTGTGAACTCCAAGTGTGCCTCTCTGGAGAAGACCAAGCAGAGGCTGCAGGGTGAAGTGGAGGATCTCATGATTGACGTGGAAAGAGCAAATGCCTTGGCTGCTAACCTGGACAAGAAGCAGAGAAACTTTGACAAG GTTCTGGCTGAATGGAAACAGAAGTACGAGGAAAGCCAGGCAGAGCTGGAAGGAGCTCAGAAAGAGGCTCGTTCTCTCAGCACTGAGCTCTTCAAGATGAAGAACTCCTACGAAGAAACCTTGGACCATCTGGAGACcatgaagagagagaacaaaaacTTGCAGC AGGAGATCTCAGACCTGACTGAACAGATTGGTGAAACTGGAAAGACCATTCATGAGCTGGAGAAGGCTAAAAAGACAGTGGAGACTGAGAAGTCTGAAATACAAACTGCCCTTGAAGAAGCTGAG GGCACACTGGAGCATGAGGAAGCCAAGATCCTTAGAATCCAGTTGGAGCTCAACCAGGTCAAGGGAGAAATTGACAGGAAGCTCGCTGAGAAGGATGAGGAGATAGAGCAGATCAAGAGGAACAGTCAGAGAATCATTGACTCCATGCAGAGCAGTCTCGACGCTGAAGTCAGAAGCAGGAACGATGCTCTGAGAGTCAAGAAGAAGATGGAGGGAGATCTCAATGAGATGGAGATCCAGCTCAGTCACGCCAACCGCCAGGCTGTTGAGGCCCAGAAACAACTGAGGAACGTCCAGGGACAGCTCAAG GATGCCCAGCTGCACCTTGATGAAGCCATCAGAGGACAGGAGGACATGAAGGAGCAGGTTGCTATGGTGGAACGACGGAACACCCTGATGCAGGCTGAGATTGAGGAGCTGAGAGTTGCTCTGGAGCAGACGGAGAGAGCCCGCAAAGTGGCCGAGCAGGAGCTGGTTGATGCCAGTGAGCGTGTCAGTTTACTGCACTCCCAG AATACAAGTCTCATTAATACCAAGAAAAAGCTTGAAGCTGACCTTGTTCAGATCCAAGGGGAGGTTGAAGACACCATTCAGGAAGCGAGAAATGCTGAAGAGAAGGCCAAGAAAGCCATCACTGAT gcTGCTATGATggcagaggagctgaagaaggaacaGGACACCAGCGCTCACCtggagaggatgaagaagaaccTGGAGGTCACAGTCAAGGACCTTCAGCATCGTCTGGATGAGGCTGAGAGTTTGGCCATGaagggtggaaagaaacagctCCAGAAACTGGAAGCAAGG GTGCGTGAGCTGGAAAGTGAGGTTGAAGGTGAACAGAGACGTGGAGCCGATGCCATCAAAGGAGTCCGTAAATACGAAAGGAGGGTCAAGGAGCTCACCTACCAG ACTGaggaggacaagaagaacatAACCAGACTGCAGGATCTTGTTGACAAGCTGCAGCTGAAAGTGAAGTCCTACAAGAGGCAGGCTGAGGAAGCT GAGGAGCAGGCCAACACCCACCTGTCCAGGTACAGGAAAGTACAGCACGAGCTGGAGGAAGCTCAGGAACGTGCCGACATCGCCGAGTCTCAGGTCAACAAGCTGAGAGCCAAGAGCCGTGATGCTGGCAAG GCCAAAGAAGCAGAATGA